A stretch of Fundicoccus culcitae DNA encodes these proteins:
- a CDS encoding response regulator transcription factor has translation MKILIIEDNQDIQTMLVEAIGQQGHQTVSAYSGTEGLLLLQLHAIDLVILDLMLPGKSGQDVLREIKSHSVLPVIVISAMNSMDEKIALLKAGADDYLDKPFNLRELMARIDNAIKHYQGSTSKAVYQIEHLVYDSNDHRMTYKQQELNFTPQEFKIMSLFMQNPNKIFTKQELFELAWDSYYIGEDKTLNVHIGNIRKKLFAVSERDWIETVWGIGFRLNPQINTAD, from the coding sequence ATGAAGATTTTAATTATCGAAGATAATCAAGATATCCAAACGATGCTTGTGGAGGCAATTGGGCAACAGGGTCACCAGACGGTGAGTGCTTATTCGGGAACGGAGGGCCTGTTATTACTGCAACTGCATGCGATTGATTTGGTGATTCTGGATTTAATGTTGCCGGGTAAAAGCGGTCAAGACGTTTTGCGAGAAATAAAGTCTCACTCTGTCCTACCGGTCATTGTCATTTCGGCTATGAATTCAATGGATGAAAAGATTGCGCTTTTGAAGGCCGGTGCCGATGATTATTTAGATAAACCATTCAATTTACGGGAATTAATGGCACGGATTGATAATGCTATCAAACATTACCAGGGGTCAACGTCAAAAGCCGTTTATCAAATTGAGCATTTGGTTTACGATTCTAATGACCATCGGATGACTTATAAGCAACAGGAGTTAAACTTTACACCCCAAGAATTTAAAATTATGAGCTTATTTATGCAGAACCCCAATAAGATTTTTACAAAGCAAGAATTATTTGAATTGGCTTGGGATAGTTATTATATCGGAGAAGATAAGACCTTGAATGTGCATATTGGTAATATTCGCAAAAAGCTGTTTGCGGTCTCTGAGCGTGACTGGATTGAAACCGTTTGGGGAATTGGCTTTCGTTTAAACCCTCAAATAAATACCGCTGATTAA
- a CDS encoding ABC transporter ATP-binding protein, with translation MQSVIETHNLSKQYGSVHALNQVNISVDQGDIYGLIGRNGAGKTTLMKIINRQILASEGSFDILGENVTRNDNISLRIGTLIEAPGLYLDLTAYQNIALKCQLAGIRRPGYIEELLHLVNLADTGRKRAKNFSLGMKQRLGLAIALVGDPDILLLDEPTNGMDPQGIAEFRQMILRLNRERHISVVISSHILGELSKFITKLGIIHEGQLIKEARLSDLEHENQDHLTIKAADLKPIVAFLEDQLHITNFTVISPTELHIFEHLQAPESISHPLIKAGILFDTLELDRHSLEDMFLTLTGGAVHA, from the coding sequence ATGCAATCAGTCATTGAAACGCACAATCTGTCGAAGCAATATGGATCTGTCCATGCACTCAATCAAGTCAATATCTCTGTGGATCAAGGTGATATATATGGTCTCATCGGTCGTAATGGTGCGGGTAAAACCACTTTAATGAAAATCATAAATCGTCAAATTTTAGCCAGTGAGGGGAGTTTTGACATTTTAGGTGAAAATGTCACGCGTAATGATAATATATCCTTACGAATTGGCACTTTGATTGAAGCACCGGGACTTTATTTAGATTTAACAGCCTATCAAAATATCGCTTTGAAGTGTCAATTAGCAGGGATTCGTCGTCCGGGTTATATTGAAGAATTGTTACATTTAGTGAATTTAGCGGATACCGGGCGCAAGCGGGCAAAGAATTTTTCTTTAGGGATGAAACAGCGTTTAGGCTTGGCGATTGCCTTGGTGGGTGATCCAGATATTTTATTGTTGGATGAGCCTACAAATGGAATGGATCCACAAGGGATTGCTGAGTTTCGGCAGATGATATTACGTTTGAATCGCGAACGGCATATTTCCGTGGTCATCTCTAGTCATATTTTAGGTGAGTTATCCAAGTTTATTACCAAGTTAGGGATTATTCATGAAGGTCAATTGATTAAGGAAGCGCGTTTAAGTGATTTAGAACATGAGAATCAAGATCATTTGACGATTAAGGCCGCTGATTTAAAACCTATCGTGGCTTTTCTTGAAGACCAACTGCATATTACTAATTTTACAGTCATATCGCCTACAGAATTACATATTTTTGAACATTTACAAGCACCGGAGTCGATTAGTCATCCTTTAATTAAAGCCGGTATCTTATTTGATACCTTGGAATTAGATCGACATTCTTTGGAAGATATGTTTTTGACATTGACTGGAGGTGCTGTCCATGCTTAA
- a CDS encoding sensor histidine kinase, which produces MIGLLIFLLVVITAYLLYYRYQVHLIQRELKEIQRRNYTNQLLTQEFHSQELNALIANINETIEKERRLNLQMIHHQNALSHLMTHLSHDIRTPLTSLSGFVQLLEQAESETDKERYFAIIYQRLADLNRMLDELFLLMKLDNVNYSIDLTAVDWNEFIKQHLLSHYDRLSENSLQPAVHLPQEAVMINANETLLVRIHDNLLKNILDHGGSDIYLGLQVVDQTAHFTLSNKYPLHKEASAANSGLGLTIVAAAVENMHGSLEIADNDSLFVVEIVMPLHEVG; this is translated from the coding sequence ATGATTGGACTACTCATTTTTCTGTTAGTCGTTATCACAGCTTACCTCCTTTATTATCGTTATCAAGTCCATCTCATTCAAAGAGAACTCAAGGAAATCCAGCGCCGCAACTATACCAATCAGCTGTTAACCCAGGAATTCCATAGCCAGGAATTGAATGCTTTGATTGCTAATATTAATGAAACAATTGAAAAAGAGCGTCGCCTCAATCTGCAGATGATTCATCACCAAAACGCTTTGAGTCATTTGATGACTCACTTATCCCACGATATCCGCACCCCTTTGACAAGTTTGTCTGGTTTTGTCCAACTGTTGGAGCAAGCTGAATCCGAAACTGACAAAGAACGTTATTTTGCGATTATTTACCAGCGCCTAGCTGATTTAAACCGCATGCTAGATGAGCTCTTTTTGTTGATGAAGTTAGATAATGTGAATTACTCGATTGATTTAACAGCCGTCGATTGGAATGAGTTTATTAAGCAACATCTTTTGAGTCATTATGATCGTCTGTCTGAAAACAGCTTGCAGCCGGCCGTTCATTTACCTCAAGAGGCTGTCATGATAAACGCCAACGAGACATTGCTTGTGCGTATCCACGACAATTTGCTCAAGAACATCCTGGATCATGGCGGCAGTGATATTTATTTGGGGTTGCAGGTTGTAGATCAAACCGCCCACTTCACCCTCTCAAATAAATACCCCCTTCACAAAGAAGCTAGCGCTGCTAACAGTGGCCTTGGTTTAACCATTGTCGCTGCTGCCGTCGAGAATATGCATGGCAGCCTTGAAATTGCTGACAATGACAGCTTGTTTGTAGTGGAAATTGTGATGCCGTTGCATGAAGTTGGGTAA
- a CDS encoding MerR family transcriptional regulator: MSYRIGELAEKVGMTIHGLRFYEKEGLIKPERQGNNRVYSEEDYLWIKFLLHMKATGMSLHDMKRYTDLRKSANPPLEELMAILTTHRQSVLEQIALYQANLEVIENKIKVYQEQIDENKGKDLFDSFKEDFQGAD, translated from the coding sequence ATGTCTTATCGTATCGGAGAGTTAGCAGAAAAGGTCGGAATGACGATTCATGGTTTGCGGTTTTACGAGAAGGAAGGTTTGATTAAGCCAGAACGCCAAGGCAATAACCGGGTGTATAGTGAAGAGGATTACTTATGGATCAAGTTTTTATTGCATATGAAGGCGACGGGGATGTCGCTGCATGATATGAAGCGTTACACGGACTTGCGGAAAAGTGCCAATCCGCCTCTAGAGGAATTAATGGCAATTTTGACGACGCATCGCCAAAGTGTCCTTGAGCAAATTGCCTTGTATCAAGCCAATTTGGAAGTCATAGAGAATAAAATTAAGGTTTATCAAGAACAAATTGATGAAAACAAAGGAAAAGACTTGTTTGATAGTTTTAAAGAGGACTTTCAAGGGGCTGATTGA
- a CDS encoding nuclease-related domain-containing protein: MEKTIQHKILESMATRGMIHDQKWEQKLNRLKSGYDGELAFIKWFNQYNRSYWKLEIDYWFDIDGRKQIDDILMANHRWIVVDVKNYFGKFNYLEGDCLLNGFTMGTDIFNNLETKTKKARQIAAEISRNIQVDSAMIFIGDHCQVELDCVPKAQVVMRNGLFQFIDGLEFAEPMADWLQKKVATKLDYYRTDERPPDIALSPTQFSELKKGIQCPHCKQSNLHINRVWITCKECGRKESYKDAICRHAVELSYLFYYHPKMVTTSNVYALMGGQINKRVIRKYLVQEFQAMKSKKYCYYKVR; encoded by the coding sequence ATGGAAAAAACGATACAACATAAAATTTTAGAATCGATGGCTACGCGCGGGATGATTCATGATCAGAAATGGGAACAAAAGTTAAATCGTCTAAAAAGTGGTTATGATGGTGAACTGGCCTTTATAAAGTGGTTTAATCAGTATAATCGCAGTTACTGGAAATTAGAGATCGATTATTGGTTTGATATCGATGGTAGAAAACAAATTGATGATATTCTGATGGCGAACCATCGCTGGATTGTTGTCGATGTGAAGAATTACTTTGGAAAATTTAACTACCTTGAGGGCGATTGTTTGCTAAATGGCTTTACAATGGGGACGGATATTTTCAATAACTTGGAAACCAAAACGAAAAAAGCACGCCAAATAGCTGCAGAGATTAGCCGCAACATCCAAGTAGATTCAGCAATGATATTTATTGGAGATCATTGCCAAGTCGAGTTGGATTGTGTGCCGAAGGCGCAAGTGGTGATGCGTAACGGCTTGTTCCAGTTTATTGATGGGCTCGAGTTCGCAGAACCCATGGCGGATTGGCTGCAGAAAAAAGTGGCGACCAAGCTGGATTATTATCGTACGGATGAGAGACCACCGGATATTGCCTTGAGTCCGACGCAATTTAGTGAATTGAAGAAAGGCATTCAGTGTCCGCATTGTAAACAATCCAATCTCCACATCAATCGTGTGTGGATTACTTGTAAAGAGTGCGGTAGAAAGGAATCCTATAAAGATGCCATTTGTCGGCATGCCGTCGAATTGAGTTATCTGTTTTATTATCACCCGAAAATGGTGACGACTAGTAATGTGTATGCGTTGATGGGCGGGCAAATAAATAAGCGAGTAATTAGAAAATATTTAGTTCAAGAATTTCAAGCTATGAAGTCTAAAAAATACTGTTATTACAAAGTAAGATAG